In Candidatus Paceibacterota bacterium, the following proteins share a genomic window:
- a CDS encoding CYTH domain-containing protein: MEIELERTFLVKKIPSDMMDCEHVEIRDLYIPRKEGHPILRIRKRGESYEITKKTPVEGRDSSCQYEHTIKLSSEEFEILEKAKGRKIRKLRYFYPSEDHMAEIGIFQDELKGLVLADFEFKTMTEKDNFKMPDFCLADVTQELPFAGGFLAGMKYNELEEDLKKYNYKKIIFDQ, translated from the coding sequence ATGGAAATAGAACTTGAGAGAACGTTTCTGGTCAAAAAAATACCTTCGGATATGATGGACTGCGAGCATGTTGAGATCCGCGATCTCTATATTCCGCGAAAAGAGGGACATCCGATCCTCAGAATAAGGAAAAGAGGGGAAAGTTATGAGATAACGAAAAAAACTCCCGTTGAAGGCAGAGATTCTTCGTGCCAGTACGAACATACGATCAAGCTTTCCAGTGAGGAATTTGAAATATTGGAAAAGGCCAAAGGAAGAAAGATCAGGAAATTGCGATATTTTTATCCGTCCGAAGATCATATGGCGGAGATCGGTATTTTTCAGGATGAATTGAAGGGTTTGGTTCTGGCGGATTTTGAATTTAAAACTATGACGGAAAAAGACAATTTCAAGATGCCGGATTTTTGTCTTGCCGATGTCACGCAGGAACTTCCATTCGCGGGAGGATTTCTTGCCGGAATGAAATACAACGAGCTGGAGGAGGATCTGAAAAAATATAATTACAAGAAAATAATATTCGATCAATGA
- a CDS encoding amidophosphoribosyltransferase: protein MLYLKGSLKGETNFDLRKIFPENCALAAAVNIESASYRVFQCLLHQEHRGESAVGIISKRGRNFFQKRRIGSVSTQFSKYKQDAFNDGLPGRIAIGHNRYPTQGNHLDVANVQPLIIEKSKYGSFAIAHNGTLVNVRKIEDMLLEKGAVFQSTTDTELLVHLIANSGKKTIDEAIIYALTQVEAAYSLLILTEEKLYAIRDRFGVRPLSVAKCDKGYLVCSETIAFDQFPQAKFLFDVPPGEMIIFRKGKKDFTRLKYAEPDECFCIFEGIYFSNPRTLYHGCYHEDFRKETGRQIALENPHIKGEVVIPILDSGKHAAIGLARELKIPYDEIFQRTHSYKILQSRSFTAPTFEERKRIVEQKLHLKKGEVVGKDIIVIDDSIVRSTTMKIIVQMLKSAGAKRVIVCIASPPITNVCPNGMDYQETSQIIAYNKTIEEIREIIEADELIYLSLQGLNEVVKRTYNCGICSGCFGGRYPIKPLNKME, encoded by the coding sequence ATGTTATATCTGAAAGGAAGCTTAAAAGGTGAAACGAATTTTGATCTCAGGAAGATATTTCCGGAAAATTGCGCATTAGCCGCTGCCGTGAATATAGAAAGCGCGTCATATCGCGTTTTTCAATGCCTCCTTCATCAGGAGCATAGAGGAGAATCCGCTGTGGGCATAATCAGCAAAAGAGGAAGAAATTTTTTTCAAAAAAGAAGAATAGGATCGGTGAGCACCCAGTTCAGCAAATATAAACAGGATGCGTTCAATGACGGTTTGCCGGGAAGGATCGCCATAGGCCATAATCGCTATCCCACTCAGGGAAATCATCTGGATGTTGCCAATGTGCAGCCGCTCATTATCGAGAAATCGAAATACGGTTCTTTTGCGATCGCGCACAACGGAACGCTCGTAAATGTGAGAAAGATCGAGGACATGCTTCTCGAAAAAGGCGCGGTTTTCCAATCAACCACGGATACGGAACTTCTGGTGCATCTTATCGCGAATTCCGGAAAAAAGACGATAGATGAAGCGATAATATACGCATTAACGCAAGTTGAAGCGGCATATTCTCTGCTCATTCTCACTGAGGAAAAGCTATATGCCATAAGGGATAGATTCGGAGTTCGTCCGCTAAGCGTGGCCAAATGCGATAAAGGATATCTGGTTTGTTCTGAGACGATCGCTTTTGATCAATTTCCACAGGCGAAATTCCTGTTCGACGTTCCGCCCGGAGAAATGATCATATTCCGAAAGGGTAAGAAAGATTTCACAAGGCTGAAGTATGCCGAACCTGATGAATGCTTTTGCATATTTGAAGGAATATATTTTTCCAATCCAAGAACGCTGTATCACGGCTGCTATCATGAAGATTTCAGGAAAGAAACAGGCCGCCAGATCGCTCTTGAGAATCCCCATATAAAAGGAGAAGTCGTGATACCCATACTCGATTCGGGAAAGCACGCTGCCATAGGGCTTGCCAGAGAGCTTAAGATCCCGTACGACGAGATATTCCAGAGGACACACAGCTACAAGATCCTTCAATCAAGGTCTTTTACGGCTCCGACTTTCGAGGAAAGAAAGAGAATAGTCGAGCAGAAACTGCACCTTAAGAAAGGCGAAGTCGTAGGGAAGGACATTATAGTCATTGACGACTCAATAGTCAGATCCACGACAATGAAAATAATTGTCCAAATGCTGAAAAGCGCAGGAGCAAAAAGAGTGATAGTGTGCATCGCATCGCCTCCCATTACGAATGTCTGTCCCAACGGCATGGACTACCAGGAAACAAGCCAGATCATAGCTTACAACAAAACGATCGAAGAGATCAGGGAAATAATCGAGGCGGACGAACTTATCTATCTGAGCTTGCAAGGCCTCAATGAGGTTGTAAAAAGAACCTATAACTGCGGGATCTGCAGCGGATGTTTCGGAGGAAGATATCCGATAAAGCCATTGAACAAAATGGAATAA
- a CDS encoding NUDIX domain-containing protein — protein sequence MKKRVRAIIVENGKILLIHRIKADDDYWVFPGGGVDEEDEDEIMALKRECMEELGVEVASEKYVCSEIVAFDGVDQEHRFHICRVLGGEVGCGNGPEYADNGLYEGSHVPEWLSLEDLEKTDLRPENMKRIVENIINNK from the coding sequence ATGAAAAAAAGAGTCAGGGCGATCATAGTTGAAAACGGCAAGATTTTGCTGATACACAGGATCAAGGCGGATGATGACTATTGGGTTTTTCCGGGAGGCGGAGTGGATGAGGAGGACGAAGATGAGATTATGGCGTTGAAAAGAGAATGCATGGAGGAATTGGGGGTCGAGGTTGCGAGTGAAAAATATGTCTGCAGCGAGATTGTCGCTTTTGATGGGGTCGATCAGGAACACCGGTTCCATATATGCCGGGTCTTGGGAGGGGAAGTCGGATGCGGCAATGGTCCGGAATATGCAGACAATGGTCTCTATGAAGGGTCGCATGTGCCGGAGTGGCTGTCCCTGGAGGATCTGGAAAAGACAGACCTAAGGCCTGAAAATATGAAGCGTATAGTTGAAAATATTATAAATAATAAATAA
- a CDS encoding tRNA-dihydrouridine synthase family protein, producing MENKFYYMLAPIENMTDSCFRSICHGADMTFTEMTSLEALAKGDPFAWERIRLYDDTPCTIQLIGHKEDSLRSFLSEYKPEKGFRGFNFNLGCPDPEEVRSGHGAAMIKRISKVKKLIDMIKSFGYEASIKMRPGLNQFEKDRKVYLNLINNVDADYFVMHARHAKETYADKADWTVIAECVKTGKNIIANGDIKTKEDVEKFKDCRGVMIGREAVFDPLVFLKLKGLDVPPIESIKAEYEKLAKERNAHPKYGKHIFKHIGGASDGK from the coding sequence ATGGAAAACAAATTCTATTATATGCTGGCGCCGATCGAGAATATGACGGATTCATGTTTCCGTTCGATTTGCCATGGCGCGGATATGACTTTCACGGAAATGACGAGCCTTGAGGCTCTGGCAAAAGGCGATCCCTTTGCTTGGGAAAGAATAAGGCTTTATGACGACACTCCTTGCACGATCCAGCTGATCGGCCACAAAGAAGATTCTCTTCGCAGTTTCCTTTCGGAGTATAAGCCCGAAAAGGGATTCCGCGGATTCAATTTTAACTTAGGCTGTCCGGATCCGGAAGAAGTGCGCTCCGGTCATGGAGCGGCGATGATAAAAAGGATCTCAAAAGTGAAAAAGCTTATTGATATGATCAAAAGCTTCGGCTATGAGGCGAGCATAAAAATGAGACCCGGGCTAAACCAATTCGAAAAGGACAGAAAAGTATATCTGAATCTCATAAATAATGTCGATGCGGATTATTTCGTTATGCATGCACGGCATGCAAAAGAAACCTATGCCGATAAGGCCGATTGGACGGTCATCGCCGAATGCGTGAAAACAGGAAAGAATATAATCGCAAACGGGGACATAAAAACGAAAGAAGACGTCGAAAAGTTCAAAGACTGCAGGGGCGTGATGATCGGAAGGGAAGCCGTGTTCGATCCGCTCGTATTTTTGAAGCTGAAAGGATTGGATGTTCCGCCGATCGAAAGCATCAAGGCGGAGTATGAAAAACTGGCGAAAGAAAGGAATGCGCATCCAAAATACGGCAAGCATATTTTCAAGCATATAGGTGGTGCTTCTGACGGGAAATAG
- a CDS encoding peptidoglycan DD-metalloendopeptidase family protein yields the protein MIFPTLKNKKFGYVNLDLEARRWIAGKKFDQGKDSFLDPNVCREMVNDTNGKYNLDLSYGGWMEDRSFLWKGSYLDEKKIYVHLGIDISARAETPIAATFDAEVVKIDDDYPEVGGWGTRVILKNRSESLYLIYAHLDRKVECEVGDEFGIGDVFAKIGKPPFNGNWFEHLHLQAITEEYYREIEEKNLWDELDGYGSGKDIEQNARRFPDPVRFIFS from the coding sequence ATGATTTTTCCAACCCTAAAAAACAAGAAATTCGGATATGTGAATTTGGATCTTGAGGCGAGAAGGTGGATCGCGGGCAAGAAGTTTGATCAAGGAAAGGATTCGTTTTTGGATCCGAATGTGTGCCGGGAAATGGTCAATGACACCAACGGGAAATATAATCTGGATCTTTCCTATGGCGGATGGATGGAAGACAGGAGCTTTTTGTGGAAGGGGAGTTATCTTGATGAAAAAAAGATCTATGTCCATTTAGGGATAGATATCAGCGCGCGAGCCGAAACTCCGATCGCGGCGACTTTTGATGCGGAAGTGGTCAAAATTGACGATGATTATCCTGAAGTGGGAGGCTGGGGGACGAGAGTTATTTTGAAGAATAGATCAGAGTCTTTGTATCTCATATATGCGCATTTGGACAGGAAAGTGGAATGTGAGGTTGGAGATGAGTTCGGGATAGGCGACGTTTTTGCCAAAATCGGCAAACCTCCTTTCAATGGAAATTGGTTCGAGCATTTGCATCTTCAGGCGATCACTGAAGAATATTATCGTGAAATTGAGGAAAAGAATCTATGGGACGAGCTTGATGGATATGGATCGGGAAAGGATATCGAACAAAATGCCAGAAGATTTCCCGATCCGGTAAGATTTATTTTTAGTTAG